A genomic region of Rutidosis leptorrhynchoides isolate AG116_Rl617_1_P2 unplaced genomic scaffold, CSIRO_AGI_Rlap_v1 contig588, whole genome shotgun sequence contains the following coding sequences:
- the LOC139884689 gene encoding LOW QUALITY PROTEIN: ammonium transporter 3 member 1-like (The sequence of the model RefSeq protein was modified relative to this genomic sequence to represent the inferred CDS: inserted 1 base in 1 codon; deleted 1 base in 1 codon) produces MATPPPNVIPIAYQTGTASVPEWLNKGDNAWQMISATLVGLQSVPGLVILYGSIVKKKWAVNSAFMALYAFAAVVICWVIWAYKMSFGDKLLPFWGKAGPALGQKFLIKQAALPETTQYNGDGTEMTAMVTPFYPMASMVWFQCVFAAITLIILAGSVLGRMNIKAWFAFVPLWLTFSYTVGAFSLWGGGFLFHWGVMDYSGGYVIHLSSGIAGLTTAYWVGPRSIKDRERFPPNNVLLTLAGAGLLWMGWAGFNGGDPYSANIDSSMAVLNTKICAATSLLVWTWLDVIFFKKPSVIGAVQGMITGLVCITPGAGLVQGWAAIIMGILSGSVPWFTMMIVHKRWTLLQKIYDTLGVFHTHAVAGLLGGALTGLFAEPTLSNLFLPVVNSRGGFYGHNGGIQFLKQLVXAAFIIGWNVVATSIICVVIRLVIPLRMSEEQLLIGDDAVHGEEGYALWGDGEKYDSTKHGNMSPDDHQNHPQPSSGVTQVV; encoded by the exons ATGGCTACTCCTCCCCCTAATGTTATCCCCATAGCGTACCAGACCGGAACAGCCTCGGTTCCGGAATGGCTAAACAAAGGGGACAACGCATGGCAAATGATATCCGCTACCCTAGTAGGCCTCCAGAGTGTACCGGGATTAGTAATCCTCTACGGCAGCATCGTCAAGAAGAAATGGGCCGTGAACTCTGCGTTCATGGCCCTTTATGCCTTCGCTGCCGTAGTCATATGTTGGGTCATATGGGCCTATAAAATGTCATTTGGTGACAAGCTATTACCCTTTTGGGGAAAAGCTGGACCTGCCTTGGGCCAGAAGTTTCTCATCAAACAAGCCGCACTGCCGGAGACAACCCAGTATAATGGGGATGGGACTGAGATGACGGCGATGGTGACGCCGTTTTATCCAATGGCATCGATGGTTTGGTTCCAGTGCGTTTTCGCGGCGATCACATTGATAATCTTGGCGGGTTCGGTTTTAGGGAGGATGAATATAAAGGCATGGTTTGCATTTGTGCCACTTTGGTTGACATTCTCGTACACTGTCGGAGCTTTTAGTTTGTGGGGTGGCGGGTTTTTGTTCCATTGGGGTGTTATGGATTACTCCGGCGGTTATGTTATTCATCTCTCGTCAGGAATTGCCGGCCTCACCACTGCTTATTGG gTTGGTCCTCGGTCGATTAAGGATAGAGAAAGATTTCCACCAAACAATGTACTACTGACGTTGGCCGGAGCAGGGTTGCTATGGATGGGATGGGCGGGATTCAATGGCGGAGATCCGTACTCGGCGAATATAGACTCATCGATGGCGGTTTTGAATACGAAAATATGTGCAGCGACGAGCCTTCTAGTTTGGACATGGCTCGATGTCATCTTCTTCAAGAAGCCTTCAGTTATTGGTGCAGTCCAAGGCATGATCACTGGCCTTGTTTGCATCACTCCTGGTGCTG GTCTTGTTCAAGGGTGGGCAGCAATAATAATGGGAATATTATCAGGCAGTGTTCCATGGTTCACAATGATGATTGTCCACAAGAGATGGACACTTCTCCAGAAAATATACGACACCCTTGGAGTCTTCCACACGCACGCTGTCGCCGGCCTTCTCGGAGGTGCCCTCACCGGTCTTTTCGCCGAGCCGACACTATCTAACCTCTTTCTCCCGGTTGTCAACTCCAGGGGAGGTTTTTATGGACACAATGGAGGTATCCAATTCCTAAAACAACTAG GAGCAGCATTTATCATTGGATGGAATGTTGTGGCGACATCGATAATATGTGTGGTGATCAGGTTGGTGATACCGTTGAGAATGTCGGAAGAGCAGTTGTTGATCGGAGATGACGCCGTGCATGGTGAAGAAGGTTATGCTTTGTGGGGAGATGGAGAGAAGTATGATTCTACTAAGCATGGAAATATGTCTCCTGATGATCAT CAAAATCATCCGCAGCCTTCTAGTGGAGTTACTCAGGTGGTCTGA